From a single Aliidongia dinghuensis genomic region:
- a CDS encoding energy transducer TonB — protein MELLYRARGWVAAAPTILVVAAALVLTTRSLPKPPKAPDAPPVKIQLTTMPEPVPPPPEPAPTPPAPPPPDPAPPQPAPPQPAPPQPAPAPPRLAPVARPKPVARPTPHPAPQPAPQPAPEQPASQQAATAATPAMSAPAAAPAPAAAPTPARPSSAGAEDAYAAQIRADIEANKHYPTSKEARLARPHGEVEVWFRLDRSGAVKEAGIQTSSSSLILDQAALALVRGGSYPPFPAGTFPGAPEHRFVVTLSYAYS, from the coding sequence GTGGAGCTGCTCTACCGGGCACGCGGCTGGGTGGCTGCCGCGCCGACGATCCTGGTCGTCGCCGCCGCCCTCGTGCTGACGACGCGGTCGCTGCCGAAGCCGCCGAAAGCCCCCGACGCGCCGCCGGTCAAGATCCAGCTGACCACCATGCCCGAACCGGTGCCGCCGCCACCCGAGCCGGCGCCCACGCCGCCGGCGCCGCCCCCGCCCGACCCGGCTCCTCCACAACCGGCGCCCCCACAACCGGCACCACCGCAACCAGCGCCGGCCCCGCCCCGCCTCGCCCCCGTCGCCCGGCCGAAGCCGGTGGCGCGGCCGACGCCACATCCGGCGCCCCAGCCGGCCCCGCAACCGGCACCTGAGCAGCCCGCCTCGCAGCAGGCGGCGACAGCGGCCACGCCGGCAATGAGCGCGCCTGCCGCCGCTCCGGCGCCCGCGGCAGCTCCGACGCCGGCCCGCCCGTCGAGCGCCGGGGCCGAGGACGCCTACGCGGCGCAGATCCGCGCCGACATCGAGGCGAACAAGCACTACCCGACCAGCAAGGAGGCGCGGCTCGCCCGCCCGCACGGCGAGGTCGAGGTCTGGTTCCGGCTCGACCGGTCCGGCGCCGTCAAGGAGGCCGGCATCCAGACCTCGTCGAGCTCGCTCATCCTCGACCAGGCCGCCTTGGCGCTCGTGCGCGGCGGCTCCTACCCGCCCTTCCCGGCCGGAACCTTTCCCGGTGCACCCGAGCACCGCTTCGTCGTGACGCTCAGCTACGCGTACTCCTGA
- a CDS encoding ExbD/TolR family protein — protein MRRWTEEPRKQARIEIIPMIDVMMFLLVFFVLISINVIPALGIKTTLPQSSQPEDNRAVKNVIITLAPSGEMQLDGAAVTADELTQRLTALHAADPHVNVIINGDRTVEMQRLVDALDAVKAAGIDALSMATKKRD, from the coding sequence ATGCGTAGATGGACTGAGGAGCCAAGAAAACAGGCGCGCATCGAGATCATTCCGATGATCGACGTCATGATGTTCCTGCTGGTTTTCTTTGTTCTCATCAGCATCAACGTGATCCCGGCGCTTGGCATCAAGACCACGCTGCCGCAATCTTCGCAGCCCGAGGACAATCGCGCGGTCAAGAACGTCATCATCACGCTGGCGCCGAGCGGCGAGATGCAGCTCGACGGCGCCGCGGTCACGGCGGACGAACTGACCCAGCGGCTCACGGCGCTGCATGCGGCCGACCCGCACGTCAACGTCATCATCAACGGCGACCGGACGGTCGAGATGCAGCGCCTGGTCGACGCGCTCGACGCGGTGAAGGCCGCGGGCATCGACGCGCTGTCCATGGCGACGAAGAAGCGGGATTGA
- a CDS encoding c-type cytochrome: protein MSQERVFSLGNPWFRASVGITVAVGVFSAFVGFIWLPSVEPDAQFQGIWNAICSAAGVPRTWLKSEPSAAAPTFVASTVVVTPQMLDDATAESIGRGATLALKCTMCHGARGLSEANSPNLAGQYAASVYKELQDFKTGARTNAIMSPMIANLSDRDMRDLAAYYAYLPRPPAYHPAGGSTAPSIVAHGAPMRNIPPCAACHGGMDTKTGSPWLDGESAVYLKAQLQAFASGDRHNDISEQMRNVARRMTPAEIDAAAEYYASQPQ from the coding sequence ATGAGCCAGGAGCGCGTCTTCTCCCTAGGCAACCCGTGGTTCAGGGCCAGCGTCGGCATCACGGTCGCGGTCGGCGTGTTTTCCGCGTTCGTCGGCTTCATCTGGCTGCCGTCGGTCGAGCCCGACGCGCAGTTCCAGGGCATCTGGAATGCAATCTGCAGCGCCGCCGGCGTGCCGCGCACTTGGCTGAAATCCGAACCGAGCGCGGCCGCGCCCACGTTCGTGGCGTCGACCGTCGTGGTGACGCCGCAGATGCTCGACGACGCCACCGCGGAATCGATCGGCCGCGGCGCAACGCTCGCGCTCAAATGCACCATGTGCCACGGCGCCCGCGGCTTGAGCGAGGCGAATTCGCCGAACCTCGCCGGCCAATATGCGGCGTCCGTCTACAAGGAGCTGCAGGATTTCAAGACCGGTGCCCGGACGAACGCGATCATGTCGCCCATGATCGCGAATCTCAGCGACCGGGACATGCGGGATCTCGCGGCCTATTACGCCTATCTGCCGCGCCCGCCGGCCTATCATCCGGCGGGTGGCTCGACAGCGCCGTCGATCGTCGCGCATGGCGCGCCCATGCGCAACATCCCGCCCTGCGCCGCGTGCCACGGCGGCATGGACACCAAAACCGGCAGCCCGTGGCTCGACGGGGAGTCCGCGGTCTATCTGAAGGCGCAGTTGCAAGCCTTCGCGTCCGGCGACCGGCACAACGACATCAGCGAGCAGATGCGCAACGTCGCCCGCCGCATGACGCCGGCGGAGATCGACGCCGCAGCCGAATATTACGCAAGCCAGCCACAGTGA
- a CDS encoding b(o/a)3-type cytochrome-c oxidase subunit 1, translating to MLTSRRLILAHFWFAFASFGLALLLGAWQMFVRSPLPGAIDDPGLYYRSVTAHGTVMGYVFPTLVAMGFGYAITELSLGQRLVGRHWAWAGFALVALGTVTAAVPVAMGLASVLYTFYPPMIGHAAYYIGVVMVVVGSWIWVGLMAVNLGVWKRENPGRPVPLPMFANVAGAYLWGWTAVGAALEILLQILPVALGFKSTIDAGLARVFFSWTLHAIVYFWLMPSYIAFYTIVPRAIGGRLYSDTMARISFALFLVVAMPIGIHHLFADPQVGSGFKVVHSIFTAIVTIPTLLTVFTICASVEIAGRLRGGKGVWGWLAALPWDNPMMLAVTFAFIMLGFGGAGGIINMSYQLDSTIHNTQWITGHFHLIFGGAIVIMYFAIAYDLWPHLTSRVLADLGLMRLQLWLWFIGMITVTFPWHYVGILGMPRRMAVYDYSSPALAPDALPVILSVIGGFILVLSGALFIVILVRGHLAPRVTPPTYRFSVALHEPKVMPAALNGFALWAALMIGLTIANYGYPIAQLAALNNTSVPAVVVGAGQ from the coding sequence GTGTTAACCAGTAGGCGCCTCATCCTCGCTCATTTCTGGTTCGCCTTCGCCAGCTTCGGCCTGGCGCTGCTGCTGGGCGCCTGGCAGATGTTCGTCCGCAGCCCGCTGCCGGGTGCCATCGACGATCCCGGACTCTACTATCGCTCGGTGACGGCCCACGGCACGGTCATGGGCTATGTCTTCCCGACGCTCGTCGCCATGGGCTTCGGCTATGCCATCACCGAGCTGTCGCTCGGCCAGCGGCTGGTCGGCCGGCACTGGGCGTGGGCCGGCTTCGCGCTCGTGGCGCTCGGCACCGTGACGGCGGCCGTGCCGGTGGCCATGGGCCTCGCGTCCGTGCTCTACACCTTCTATCCGCCGATGATCGGCCACGCGGCCTATTACATCGGTGTGGTGATGGTCGTCGTCGGCTCCTGGATCTGGGTCGGCCTGATGGCGGTCAATCTCGGCGTCTGGAAGCGCGAGAACCCGGGCCGGCCGGTGCCGCTCCCCATGTTCGCGAATGTCGCCGGCGCCTATCTCTGGGGCTGGACCGCGGTCGGTGCCGCCCTCGAGATCCTGCTGCAGATCCTGCCGGTCGCCCTCGGCTTCAAGAGCACGATCGACGCCGGCCTGGCGCGCGTCTTCTTTTCCTGGACGCTGCACGCCATCGTCTATTTCTGGCTGATGCCGAGCTATATCGCCTTCTACACCATCGTCCCGCGGGCGATCGGCGGGCGGCTCTACAGCGACACGATGGCGCGCATCTCGTTCGCGCTGTTCCTGGTCGTCGCCATGCCGATCGGCATCCACCACCTGTTCGCCGACCCGCAGGTCGGTTCCGGCTTCAAGGTGGTGCATTCAATCTTCACGGCGATCGTCACGATCCCGACGCTGCTCACCGTCTTCACCATCTGCGCCTCGGTCGAGATCGCCGGGCGGCTTCGGGGCGGCAAGGGCGTCTGGGGCTGGCTCGCCGCCCTGCCGTGGGACAACCCGATGATGTTGGCGGTCACCTTCGCCTTCATCATGCTGGGCTTCGGCGGCGCCGGCGGCATCATCAATATGAGCTACCAGCTCGACTCGACGATCCACAACACGCAGTGGATCACGGGGCATTTCCATCTGATCTTCGGCGGCGCGATCGTCATCATGTATTTCGCGATCGCCTATGACCTGTGGCCGCATCTGACCAGCCGGGTGCTGGCCGACCTCGGCCTGATGCGCCTGCAGCTGTGGCTGTGGTTCATCGGCATGATCACGGTCACCTTCCCCTGGCACTACGTCGGCATCCTCGGCATGCCGCGCCGCATGGCGGTCTATGACTACAGCAGCCCGGCGCTCGCACCGGACGCACTGCCGGTCATCCTGTCGGTGATCGGCGGCTTCATCCTCGTGCTGTCGGGCGCGCTGTTCATCGTGATCCTGGTGCGCGGACACCTGGCGCCGCGCGTCACCCCGCCGACTTACCGCTTCAGCGTGGCGCTGCACGAGCCCAAGGTGATGCCGGCCGCCCTCAACGGCTTCGCGCTCTGGGCGGCCTTGATGATCGGGCTCACGATCGCGAACTATGGCTATCCGATCGCCCAGTTGGCGGCGCTCAACAACACCTCCGTCCCCGCCGTCGTCGTCGGAGCCGGACAATGA
- a CDS encoding cupredoxin domain-containing protein, with product MTAQSEHDEGLEIAARIERRWAWIATALIALLVAVTIYTGLHWAMMPPSRVETADPRTLHVSGEFIESNLGAAAEADGSVTVRIVAQQYSFTPQCILVPAGTPITVRATSADVVHGFLVDHTNINTMLVPGYVSTFRTSFAEPGDHPMPCHEFCGTGHQGMWAEVKVVDRDTFFKQATNARRLSCVNQ from the coding sequence ATGACGGCGCAGTCCGAGCATGACGAGGGCCTCGAGATTGCCGCCCGCATCGAGCGGCGCTGGGCCTGGATCGCCACCGCGCTGATCGCGCTCCTCGTTGCGGTCACGATCTATACCGGCCTGCACTGGGCGATGATGCCGCCGTCGCGCGTCGAGACGGCCGACCCGCGGACGCTGCATGTTTCAGGCGAGTTCATCGAGAGCAATCTCGGCGCCGCAGCCGAGGCCGACGGCTCGGTCACGGTGCGGATCGTGGCGCAGCAATATTCCTTCACACCGCAATGCATCCTGGTGCCGGCCGGCACGCCCATCACCGTGCGGGCGACCAGCGCCGATGTGGTCCACGGCTTCCTGGTCGATCACACCAACATCAACACGATGCTGGTGCCGGGCTATGTCTCGACCTTCCGGACCAGCTTCGCCGAGCCCGGCGACCATCCCATGCCCTGCCACGAGTTCTGCGGCACCGGCCACCAGGGCATGTGGGCCGAGGTCAAGGTCGTCGACCGCGACACGTTCTTCAAGCAGGCAACGAACGCCCGGAGGCTGAGCTGTGTTAACCAGTAG
- a CDS encoding c-type cytochrome: MVRLASPFRAAILALVLLTPSTAALAQDKAPADADMIARGKSLAEAGDCIACHTQPGGQLFAGGRPMATPFGTIYTSNISPDPDTGIGKWSADDFYGVMHTGRFPDGSLLYPAMPFGAYTQVTRADSDAIFAYLKSVPPVKLADRPHDLRFPYNNRSLILGWRTLFFKEGEFQPDPAKSDEWNRGAYLVQGLGHCSMCHTAINALGGSSESEAFQGGLIPMQDWYAPSLTSNKEAGLGDWDLQDITDLLKSGISRRGAVYGPMAEVVYDSLQYLSDDDIKAMAIYLKALAPRQAADGAPPTTTKAESSLLYRLGARIYEAQCAVCHGTDGKGKLPEFPPLADNQSIQMSSAVNPIRMVLNGGYPPGTAGNPRPYGMPPFAQTLPNDDDVAAVVTYIRTAWGNRGTPVSAQQVNELRSAPLN, encoded by the coding sequence ATGGTCCGTCTCGCAAGCCCGTTCCGCGCGGCAATCCTGGCCCTGGTGCTCCTGACCCCCAGCACGGCTGCGTTGGCTCAGGACAAGGCCCCAGCCGATGCTGACATGATCGCGCGCGGCAAGTCCCTGGCCGAGGCCGGCGACTGCATCGCCTGCCACACTCAGCCGGGCGGCCAGCTGTTCGCCGGCGGCCGGCCGATGGCGACGCCGTTCGGCACGATCTACACGTCGAACATCTCACCCGACCCCGACACGGGCATCGGCAAATGGTCGGCCGATGATTTCTACGGCGTGATGCACACCGGCCGCTTCCCGGACGGCAGCCTGCTCTATCCGGCCATGCCGTTCGGCGCCTATACCCAGGTGACCCGCGCCGATTCCGATGCGATCTTCGCCTATCTGAAGTCGGTGCCGCCGGTGAAGCTCGCCGACCGGCCACACGACCTGCGCTTTCCCTACAACAACCGCTCGCTGATCCTCGGCTGGCGCACGCTGTTCTTCAAGGAAGGCGAGTTCCAGCCCGACCCGGCGAAATCGGACGAGTGGAACCGCGGTGCCTACCTGGTGCAGGGGCTCGGTCATTGCTCCATGTGCCACACCGCGATCAACGCGCTCGGCGGCAGCTCGGAGTCCGAGGCGTTCCAGGGCGGCCTCATCCCGATGCAGGATTGGTACGCCCCGTCGCTCACCTCGAACAAGGAGGCGGGCCTGGGCGACTGGGACCTGCAGGACATCACCGATCTCCTGAAGAGTGGCATCTCCAGGCGCGGCGCCGTCTACGGCCCGATGGCCGAAGTCGTCTACGACAGCCTGCAATACCTGTCGGACGACGACATCAAGGCCATGGCGATCTATCTCAAGGCGCTGGCACCCCGCCAGGCAGCCGACGGGGCGCCTCCGACCACGACCAAGGCCGAGAGCAGCCTGCTGTACCGCCTGGGCGCCCGCATCTATGAGGCGCAATGCGCCGTCTGCCATGGCACGGACGGCAAGGGCAAGCTGCCGGAGTTCCCGCCGCTCGCCGACAACCAGTCGATCCAGATGAGTTCGGCCGTGAACCCGATCCGCATGGTGCTGAACGGCGGCTATCCGCCCGGCACCGCCGGCAACCCGCGGCCCTATGGCATGCCGCCCTTCGCCCAGACGCTGCCGAACGACGACGACGTCGCGGCGGTCGTGACCTACATCCGCACTGCCTGGGGCAACCGGGGCACGCCGGTTTCCGCCCAGCAGGTGAACGAGCTCCGCTCGGCGCCGCTCAACTGA
- a CDS encoding c-type cytochrome → MNLPARIRPRIAPGLLSLGLLVAGSLVAPALAGAAQPAEHAPDTMTARMLACVPCHGAAGQGAKDDYFPRLAGKPAGYLYNQLVAFRDGRRRYAPMNYLLEYLPDSYLHEIAEYFSAEHTPYPAPEPPTASKAVLARGKELVTGGDPTREIPACANCHGPNFTGMEPAIPSLVGLHAKYISAQLGAWRYGTRTAAAPDCMQIVAGHLTENDVTAIAAYLSSLPAPANLSPVPAGSLPMPLGCGSVPNP, encoded by the coding sequence ATGAACCTTCCTGCTCGCATCCGGCCCCGGATCGCGCCGGGTTTGCTGTCGCTGGGCCTGCTTGTCGCCGGGAGCCTGGTCGCACCGGCGCTGGCCGGCGCCGCGCAGCCGGCGGAACACGCGCCTGATACCATGACGGCACGCATGCTCGCCTGCGTCCCCTGCCATGGCGCCGCGGGCCAGGGCGCCAAGGATGATTATTTCCCGCGCCTCGCGGGCAAGCCGGCCGGCTATCTCTACAACCAGCTCGTCGCCTTCCGCGATGGGCGGCGGCGCTATGCGCCGATGAACTACCTGCTCGAATATCTGCCGGATTCCTACCTCCACGAGATCGCCGAGTATTTCTCGGCCGAGCATACCCCCTATCCGGCGCCGGAGCCGCCGACCGCGAGCAAGGCCGTGCTCGCCCGGGGCAAGGAACTTGTGACAGGAGGCGATCCGACGCGCGAGATTCCGGCCTGTGCCAATTGCCACGGGCCGAACTTCACCGGCATGGAGCCGGCGATCCCCAGCCTCGTCGGCCTGCACGCGAAATACATCAGCGCGCAGTTGGGCGCCTGGCGCTACGGCACGCGTACGGCGGCCGCCCCCGACTGCATGCAGATCGTGGCCGGCCACCTGACCGAGAACGACGTGACCGCGATCGCCGCCTACCTGTCGTCCCTGCCGGCTCCGGCCAACCTGTCGCCGGTGCCGGCCGGCTCGCTGCCGATGCCGCTCGGCTGCGGCAGCGTTCCCAATCCGTGA
- a CDS encoding MDR family MFS transporter, whose product MSGSGTPEPAMSFKTWIAVISSTLGAFMAVLNIQIVNASLQDIQGGIGTGNDDGGWISTSYLVAEIIVIPLSAWLARVFSLRRYLLVNTVLFLAFSAACALAQNLGQMIVLRAIQGFSGGVLIPMAFTIIITLMPRSKQPIGLALFAISATFAPAIGPTIGGYLTENYGWQYIFYVNLAPGVPMLAMLWYSLAPTPMNLSLLKQGDWPGIVTMALGLGTLQTVLEEGNKDDWFGSPFITRLSVISAISLALFLVIEFTSRKPLLNLRILGRRNFGFGTLSNFTMGIALYGSVYILPQYLALIQGYNSEQIGLVLAWTGLPQLLLIPLVPRLMKQFDARILIVVGFALFAFSNFMNIYMSKDFSGDQLFWPNVIRAFGQALCFAPLSAVASAGIEAENAGSASALFNMSRNLGGAIGIAMLQTFLTKREQFHSNVLNQSVSLLFPAVRQRVSDLTQYFMSHGVSDPATATHEAFVAIGRIVRQQSYIFAFSDTFFLLGVSLVVALLASLLLKKPSGKLDAGGAH is encoded by the coding sequence ATGTCTGGCTCGGGCACACCGGAACCGGCAATGTCGTTCAAGACCTGGATCGCCGTCATCAGCTCCACGCTCGGCGCGTTCATGGCGGTCCTCAATATCCAGATCGTCAACGCCTCGCTCCAGGACATCCAGGGCGGCATCGGCACCGGCAACGACGACGGCGGCTGGATCTCGACCTCCTATCTCGTTGCCGAGATCATCGTGATCCCGCTCTCGGCTTGGCTCGCCCGGGTCTTTTCGCTGCGGCGCTATCTGCTCGTGAACACAGTTCTGTTCCTCGCCTTCTCGGCCGCCTGCGCGCTCGCGCAGAACCTGGGGCAGATGATCGTGCTGCGCGCCATCCAGGGCTTCAGCGGCGGCGTGCTGATCCCGATGGCCTTCACCATCATCATCACGCTCATGCCCAGGTCGAAGCAGCCGATCGGCCTTGCGCTCTTCGCCATCTCGGCCACCTTCGCGCCGGCCATCGGCCCGACCATTGGCGGCTACCTGACCGAGAATTATGGTTGGCAATATATCTTCTACGTCAATCTGGCGCCGGGCGTACCGATGCTCGCGATGCTATGGTACTCGCTCGCGCCCACGCCGATGAACCTGTCGCTCCTGAAGCAGGGCGACTGGCCCGGCATCGTCACCATGGCGCTCGGCCTCGGCACGCTGCAGACCGTGCTCGAGGAAGGCAACAAGGACGACTGGTTCGGCTCGCCCTTCATCACGCGCCTGTCGGTCATCTCCGCAATCTCGCTGGCACTCTTCCTCGTGATCGAGTTCACGTCCAGGAAGCCGCTTCTGAACCTGCGGATCCTGGGCCGGCGCAACTTCGGCTTCGGCACCCTCTCGAATTTCACGATGGGCATCGCACTCTACGGCTCCGTCTACATCCTGCCGCAGTATCTGGCGCTCATCCAAGGCTACAATTCCGAGCAGATCGGCCTGGTCCTGGCGTGGACCGGCCTGCCGCAGCTCCTGCTCATCCCGCTGGTGCCGAGGCTCATGAAGCAGTTCGACGCACGCATCCTGATCGTGGTCGGCTTCGCCCTGTTCGCGTTCAGCAACTTCATGAATATCTACATGTCCAAGGATTTCTCCGGGGATCAGCTGTTCTGGCCGAACGTGATCCGCGCCTTCGGGCAAGCGCTCTGCTTCGCCCCGCTTTCCGCGGTGGCCAGCGCCGGCATCGAGGCGGAGAACGCCGGCTCGGCCTCGGCGCTGTTCAACATGAGCCGCAACCTGGGCGGCGCCATCGGCATCGCCATGCTGCAGACCTTCCTGACCAAGCGCGAACAGTTCCACTCGAACGTGCTCAACCAGTCGGTCTCGCTGCTGTTCCCGGCCGTCCGCCAGCGCGTGAGCGATCTCACCCAGTATTTCATGAGCCATGGGGTCTCCGACCCGGCGACGGCGACGCACGAGGCGTTCGTCGCGATCGGCAGGATCGTGCGCCAGCAGTCCTACATCTTCGCGTTCAGCGACACATTCTTCCTGCTGGGCGTCTCGCTCGTCGTCGCCCTGCTGGCCTCGCTTCTCCTGAAGAAGCCGAGCGGCAAGCTCGACGCCGGCGGCGCGCACTGA
- a CDS encoding HlyD family secretion protein gives MAETSQAAVATPIPAGPIPSGPVPAGTTAAGARRNGLKRLALGLALTTGLVGAALWGYRYWTVGQYLVATDDAYVQADYTTTAPKVSGYIADVLVNDNQPVKAGQVLARIDDRDFRAALDQAKADVDVAATAIHNIDAQITLQQSMIDQSKSDIASTEATLRFAQQEYARYTDLAKTGYGTVQHAQQADSSLHQQEAQLQGNRAGLVAAEKKLDVLATDRASAVAQLAHAQAVEHQAELNLSYTVITAAVDGTVGSRSLRVGQYVQAGTQLMAVVPLHAVYIVANYKETQLTHVRDGQSATVEIDTFPGVKLRGHVDSLAPASGLEFALLPPDNATGNFTKIVQRIPVKIVLDDPALAGLLRPGMSVEPTIDTKKAG, from the coding sequence ATGGCAGAGACTTCCCAGGCGGCCGTCGCCACCCCGATCCCCGCCGGCCCCATCCCCTCCGGCCCCGTCCCAGCTGGCACCACCGCGGCGGGCGCACGCCGCAACGGCCTGAAGCGCCTGGCGCTCGGTCTGGCGCTGACAACCGGCCTCGTCGGGGCCGCCCTCTGGGGCTATCGCTATTGGACGGTCGGCCAGTACCTGGTCGCGACCGACGATGCCTATGTCCAGGCCGACTATACGACGACCGCCCCCAAGGTCTCGGGCTATATCGCGGACGTGCTCGTCAACGACAACCAGCCGGTCAAGGCCGGCCAGGTCCTGGCGCGCATCGACGACCGGGACTTCCGGGCAGCACTCGACCAGGCCAAGGCCGACGTCGACGTCGCCGCGACGGCGATCCACAACATCGATGCCCAGATCACGCTGCAGCAGTCGATGATCGACCAGAGCAAGTCCGACATCGCGTCGACCGAGGCCACGCTGCGCTTCGCCCAGCAGGAATATGCCCGCTACACCGACCTGGCCAAGACCGGCTATGGCACGGTCCAGCATGCTCAGCAGGCCGATTCCTCGCTGCATCAGCAGGAGGCGCAGCTGCAGGGCAACCGGGCGGGCCTTGTCGCGGCTGAGAAGAAGCTCGATGTGCTCGCGACCGATCGGGCGTCGGCCGTGGCACAGCTCGCCCATGCCCAAGCAGTCGAGCACCAGGCGGAACTCAATCTCAGCTACACGGTGATCACGGCCGCGGTCGACGGCACGGTCGGCTCGCGCTCGCTCCGGGTCGGGCAATATGTCCAGGCCGGCACGCAGCTCATGGCGGTCGTCCCGCTCCATGCGGTCTATATCGTCGCGAACTACAAGGAAACGCAGCTGACGCACGTGCGCGACGGCCAGAGCGCGACGGTCGAGATCGACACGTTCCCGGGCGTGAAGCTGCGCGGCCATGTCGACAGCCTGGCGCCGGCAAGCGGCCTCGAGTTCGCACTGCTGCCGCCCGACAACGCGACCGGCAACTTCACGAAGATCGTTCAGCGCATCCCGGTCAAGATCGTGCTCGACGACCCGGCGCTCGCCGGACTGCTGCGGCCCGGCATGTCGGTCGAGCCGACAATCGACACCAAGAAGGCGGGCTGA
- a CDS encoding LysR family transcriptional regulator, whose amino-acid sequence MDRLTSLTTFVRVVDCGGFSAAARRLNMSVTMVSNHVQALEDRLGVRLLNRTTRRVGLTEIGKAYYERCTFVLGELEEADREASALQSSPRGTLRLYGNAHIVRFLAPVISEFLTLYPAASVDLGTGTRMVDLIEEGYDLAIWTVPSADSSLIVRNLASWRHLLCCSPDYLEHHPRPTRLEEVAQHNCLRYALYPFGDEWRFIGPDGKPANVRVSGNFITGNGEALRLVALSGQGLFMAPSFLVAEDLASGRLVRVLEDHRPVEFAMNAIYPHRHHVSGKIRAFLDLTVQQFAKYRTWLDAERIVPGEAAPSEDEGTAGKA is encoded by the coding sequence ATGGATCGCTTGACCAGCTTGACGACCTTCGTGCGGGTCGTGGATTGCGGCGGCTTCTCGGCGGCCGCGCGCCGGCTCAACATGTCCGTCACCATGGTCTCGAACCATGTCCAGGCGCTGGAGGACCGGCTGGGCGTTCGGCTCTTGAACCGGACGACGCGCCGGGTCGGCCTGACCGAGATCGGCAAGGCCTATTACGAGCGTTGCACCTTCGTCCTGGGCGAGCTCGAGGAGGCCGACCGCGAGGCGAGCGCGCTGCAGTCGAGCCCGCGCGGCACGCTCCGGCTCTACGGCAACGCTCATATCGTGCGCTTCCTGGCGCCGGTGATCTCGGAGTTTCTGACGCTCTATCCGGCGGCCTCGGTCGATCTCGGCACGGGCACGCGCATGGTCGACCTGATCGAGGAGGGCTATGACCTCGCGATCTGGACGGTGCCGTCAGCGGATTCCAGCCTGATCGTGCGCAACCTCGCGTCCTGGCGCCATCTACTGTGCTGCTCGCCGGACTATCTCGAGCACCATCCGCGGCCGACGCGGCTCGAAGAGGTCGCCCAGCACAATTGCCTGCGCTATGCACTCTACCCGTTCGGCGACGAATGGCGCTTCATCGGGCCGGACGGCAAGCCCGCGAATGTCCGCGTGTCCGGCAATTTCATCACCGGCAACGGCGAGGCGCTCCGGCTCGTGGCGTTGAGTGGCCAGGGCCTGTTCATGGCGCCGAGCTTCCTCGTCGCCGAGGACCTGGCGTCCGGCCGGCTCGTGCGTGTGCTCGAGGACCATCGGCCGGTCGAGTTCGCCATGAACGCGATCTATCCGCACCGCCACCACGTGTCGGGCAAGATCCGCGCCTTCCTCGACCTGACGGTGCAGCAGTTCGCCAAATACCGCACCTGGCTCGACGCGGAGCGGATCGTGCCGGGCGAGGCCGCGCCCTCGGAGGACGAGGGCACGGCCGGCAAGGCATGA
- a CDS encoding PEP-CTERM sorting domain-containing protein has protein sequence MRALGALSISICTTFLAIGTAVAGPINEAPPVGAILDLAGQSIPTSFQTYSVGFSASVANTDITFALRNDPDFTNLTNVSVTNQTTGSSTNLIVNGTFLGSGTSITGWTYDNVYGAIDGGTAQNGYWHDGAVQAYDAIDQVIATTIGDNYLISFSLEGAGDSVFSALSTNGDTTDTHGNGNDVLVYAQAGLPTASVPEPASIALLGSGLFGALALRRRRKA, from the coding sequence ATGCGTGCGCTTGGCGCTTTGTCGATTTCGATTTGCACGACATTTTTGGCTATCGGCACCGCCGTTGCGGGTCCGATCAACGAGGCGCCGCCGGTCGGCGCCATCTTGGACCTGGCAGGCCAATCAATTCCCACAAGCTTTCAGACCTATTCGGTTGGTTTCAGCGCATCCGTTGCCAATACGGATATTACCTTTGCGCTTCGGAACGATCCGGACTTCACGAACCTGACAAATGTTTCCGTGACCAATCAAACGACGGGAAGCAGCACCAACCTTATCGTCAATGGCACCTTCCTCGGCTCTGGCACGTCGATCACGGGCTGGACCTATGACAACGTGTACGGCGCCATCGACGGAGGCACCGCCCAGAACGGTTACTGGCATGACGGCGCCGTGCAGGCCTATGACGCCATCGACCAGGTAATCGCCACAACGATCGGTGACAACTACCTGATCTCGTTCTCGCTCGAAGGTGCCGGCGATTCGGTGTTTTCGGCCTTGAGCACCAATGGGGATACCACGGACACGCACGGCAACGGCAACGACGTGCTGGTGTACGCGCAGGCCGGGCTCCCGACGGCGTCCGTTCCCGAGCCCGCATCGATCGCGCTTCTGGGGTCTGGGTTGTTCGGTGCCCTGGCTCTACGGCGGCGCCGGAAGGCGTAA